A genomic window from Sparus aurata chromosome 4, fSpaAur1.1, whole genome shotgun sequence includes:
- the atxn1l gene encoding ataxin-1-like, giving the protein MKPAQERNQESLPPKKRDLPVSNSSGAGGTGGVGVAGGGGGGGGGGGSSAGGSSIGEDEVVSIQNSAANSDTQGGTPSGEWLRAQSGLHYGVDNSDGIPAVPVDQYSMLYKVALPSVTYSPTSLHPVLSHISPAYTVHSPLLQHPGLSYPPLGYAQIPHSSLQFVSSPYATVPYALPPGFVPGPLISPSGTIPQPHAVSHLVQYPSVIQEGVVSPPPQAQVAAHTFAKVAAPSGVPLMLPSEQAAQQHLSTVGVLPAAEVSSRGMPVFYHAQGARAATATRDPPSAHQENEPEMNGGDKEQGAREVVLDLAYIAKNARLLQVASSSAAQEHSQDRGLQNRRLEGRSSPGRPSTPDSDLEVQQVVGRLVSSSQGASGLRKEVSFAPLNLSQGAQRARDIHGESAGVTGRTAYGAQPVSYSDPRVTGLQQHTGQPGHAVMLANGQPVLIPMEYHLQHQPPPPHQHYPGHANDASASHASTTMASSNPSFKASDSSARVCLPERAELITAQQQPPVQPTADVIQALASSLAPAPAPSNPSHFMKGAIIQLATGELKRVEDLQTQDFVRSAEVSGGLKIDSSMVVDIRASQQRPGLVSLHFTVGEQQSKVTIDVPPEHPFFVFGQGWSSCSPERTAQLYGLACHHLQVGDVCVSITLQQQMQPQQHKQPQHHNSQQQQQQPQQNLSRTLSKTNATSGPGHQLMGPPAPQQSRPQSHFRLDRIHRERQRDGEKDAASKEEATHFGVVAHTESPVRPSRTSAEHPRSQSSYHLHTEGSAFAGAGMGGMQAALGASQRRWSSPGLQRYNMKGDEGPRPQISTSGHTRLSFIPQEVKLSIEGRSNAGK; this is encoded by the exons ATGAAACCCGCTCAGGAGCGCAACCAGGAGTCCCTGCCTCCTAAAAAGAGGGATCTCCCAGTTAGTAACAGCAGTGGAGCTGGAGGCACAGGTGGGGTTGGTgttgctggaggaggaggaggaggtggtggtggaggtggcagTAGTGCTGGTGGTAGTAGTATTGGAGAAGATGAAGTGGTTTCCATCCAGAACTCTGCAGCCAACAGTGACACTCAGGGAGGGACCCCATCTGGAGAGTGGCTGCGTGCTCAGTCGGGGCTTCATTATGGAGTGGATAATTCTGATGGCATACCAGCCGTGCCCGTTGACCAGTACAGTATGCTCTACAAAGTGGCCCTTCCATCTGTTACTTACTCACCTACCAGTCTTCACCCAGTGTTAAGCCACATCTCCCCAGCATACACTGTCCACTCACCTCTCCTGCAGCATCCAGGCCTTTCCTACCCTCCTCTTGGTTACGCCCAGATCCCTCATTCCTCTCTCCAGTTTGTAAGTTCCCCATATGCAACGGTACCTTATGCCCTACCCCCTGGCTTTGTCCCGGGACCATTAATCTCTCCCTCAGGCACCATTCCTCAGCCCCACGCTGTCTCCCACCTTGTTCAGTATCCATCTGTCATACAAGAAGGTGTTGTTTCCCCACCTCCTCAGGCTCAGGTGGCTGCACATACCTTTGCCAAAGTTGCAGCACCCAGCGGCGTCCCGCTGATGCTGCCGTCAGAGCAGGCTGCCCAGCAGCACCTCAGCACTGTGGGAGTACTGCCAGCAGCAGAGGTCAGCTCTCGAGGGATGCCGGTCTTCTACCACGCTCAGGGCGCCAGGGCTGCCACTGCCACCAGAGACCCCCCCAGTGCTCATCAGGAGAATGAACCAGAGATGAATGGAGGCGATAAGGAGCAGGGAGCCAGGGAGGTTGTACTAGACTTGGCCTACATTGCTAAAAATGCACGACTGCTGCAGGTAGCGTCCAGCTCTGCTGCACAGGAGCACAGCCAAGACAGAGGACTGCAGAACCGGAGGCTGGAAGGGAGGAGCTCACCTGGCCGGCCGAGCACTCCAGACAGCGACCTGGAG GTGCAGCAGGTAGTTGGTCGTTTGGTTTCTTCAAGCCAAGGTGCCAGTGGACTGCGAAAAGAGGTCTCCTTTGCTCCCTTAAATCTCTCTCAGGGTGCCCAGAGAGCCAGAGATATCCACGGAGAAAGTGCAGGAGTTACCGGCCGGACTGCGTACGGGGCCCAGCCTGTGAGTTACAGCGACCCCAGAGTGACTGGTCTCCAGCAGCACACAGGACAACCAGGCCATGCTGTCATGCTTGCCAATGGGCAACCGGTTCTTATTCCCATGGAGTATCACCTGCAGCATCAGCCCCCACCACCGCACCAACACTACCCAGGGCATGCTAATGATGCCTCCGCCAGCCATGCCTCTACAACCATGGCCTCCTCTAATCCAAGCTTTAAAGCCTCTGATTCTTCAGCCAGAGTGTGCCTCCCTGAAAGGGCGGAGCTGATCACagctcagcagcagcctcctgtcCAGCCCACCGCAGATGTGATCCAGGCCTTAGCTTCAAGTCTTGCTCCTGCCCCAGCCCCCTCCAACCCGTCACACTTCATGAAGGGGGCTATTATCCAGCTGGCTACTGGGGAACTGAAGCGTGTGGAGGACCTGCAGACTCAGGACTTTGTGCGGAGCGCTGAGGTGAGTGGGGGGCTTAAGATCGACTCCAGCATGGTGGTGGACATCCGTGCCAGCCAGCAGAGACCAGGTCTTGTGTCGCTCCACTTCACTGTGGGGGAGCAGCAGAGCAAAGTGACCATCGATGTTCCTCCAGAGCACCCCTTCTTTGTGTTCGGCCAGGGTTGGTCGTCCTGCAGCCCTGAACGCACAGCCCAGCTCTACGGCTTGGCTTGCCATCATCTGCAAGTTGGagacgtgtgtgtgtccatcactctgcagcagcagatgcagccACAGCAGCATAAGCAGCCACAGCATCATAAttcacaacagcaacaacaacagccgcAGCAGAACCTGTCCAGGACTTTGAGCAAAACCAACGCTACATCAGGACCTGGTCACCAGCTTATGGGGCCTCCTGCCCCGCAACAGTCACGGCCACAGTCTCATTTCAGGCTAGACCGCAtccacagagaaagacagagggatggAGAAAAAGATGCAGCCAGTAAGGAGGAAGCCACACATTTTGGGGTTGTTGCGCACACTGAGTCGCCCGTCAGACCAAGTAGGACCTCAGCAGAGCATCCGAGGAGCCAGAGCAGTTACCACTTGCACACAGAGGGCTCTGCTTTTGCAGGGGCAGGGATGGGAGGGATGCAGGCTGCACTAGGTGCTTCTCAGAGGCGTTGGTCCTCACCTGGCCTCCAAAGATACAATATGAAGGGAGACGAAGGGCCACGCCCTCAAATAAGCACCTCCGGCCACACAAGGCTTTCTTTCATCCCCCAGGAGGTCAAACTGTCCATTGAGGGGCGCTCAAATGCAGGGAAGTAG